The proteins below are encoded in one region of Patescibacteria group bacterium:
- a CDS encoding metallopeptidase codes for MDWQLAPDVKRRLDRILDSQIFGHVDGSKITAMRGHGSSSRAIARIWSLPRPWQMVLGIKPQYIIEVIAERFDKMSEEDKDKTLIHELMHIPKTFSGALVPHKRGFNKKVNDHYSTWRKFGR; via the coding sequence ATGGACTGGCAACTTGCCCCAGATGTTAAACGACGCCTTGATCGGATCCTGGATAGCCAAATTTTTGGCCATGTTGACGGGTCCAAAATAACAGCTATGCGTGGCCACGGCTCGTCATCAAGAGCCATTGCCCGCATTTGGAGCCTGCCCCGCCCCTGGCAAATGGTTTTGGGAATTAAACCCCAGTATATAATCGAAGTGATAGCCGAACGGTTTGATAAAATGTCGGAGGAGGATAAGGATAAAACGCTTATTCATGAGTTAATGCATATCCCCAAAACTTTCAGCGGCGCTTTGGTGCCGCACAAAAGGGGATTTAATAAAAAAGTAAATGATCACTATTCTACATGGCGAAAATTCGGCCGCTAG
- the typA gene encoding translational GTPase TypA encodes MNIRNVAIIAHVDHGKTTLVDALLRQSNTHLNKEQAAQSAILDSNELERERGITIFSKNASVMWGDTKINIIDTPGHADFGGEVERVLKMADGALLLVDAKEGPMPQTRFVLKKALALGLKIIVVVNKVDKPDARPEWVVGKTFDLFVELGASEEAAFFPVVYAIGKDGKAGIDPDVSKMKDITPVFEAIREFVPAPSGDPEKPLQMLVTTIKGDNFKGRIATGRIYNGRIKANQEVALINRAGETKKYRLTALIGFEGLEKKDIAEAEAGDIAAIAGIPDINIGETITDPNNPTALPLLDIEQPTVKMTFGVNTSPFAGKEGKFSTGRQIRERLMRELETDMALRVKNNPDGTWEVSGRGELHLAILVERLRREGYELEVSQPKVVEKDGLVPYEMVYIEAPEQFSGIIMQEMGERHGNLRDMRTENGTVFLEFLIPTRGLLGYRSKFITDTRGLGIINTSFEKYDKDFENWKERDQGSLVAHETGKTLLYGLINIQDRGQLFVGPGAEVYKGQVVGQNARTGDLRVNVCKEKQLTNHRSKGEGVSAHFDKPREMALENALDYIDDTELVEATPLNIRIRKVVLDEAEAKRAARGLT; translated from the coding sequence ATGAATATAAGAAATGTCGCAATTATTGCTCATGTTGACCACGGCAAAACCACGCTCGTGGATGCTTTGCTGCGGCAATCGAACACCCATTTAAACAAAGAACAGGCGGCCCAAAGCGCCATTTTGGACTCTAATGAGCTCGAAAGAGAACGCGGGATTACCATTTTCTCCAAGAATGCGTCGGTTATGTGGGGCGATACCAAAATAAATATTATCGATACTCCCGGCCACGCCGACTTCGGTGGGGAAGTGGAACGGGTGCTGAAAATGGCTGACGGAGCACTTCTGCTCGTAGATGCCAAAGAAGGACCCATGCCACAAACCCGATTTGTTTTAAAAAAAGCCCTGGCTTTGGGATTAAAAATTATCGTGGTCGTGAATAAAGTTGACAAACCTGACGCCAGACCCGAGTGGGTCGTGGGCAAGACTTTCGATTTGTTCGTCGAACTGGGGGCTTCAGAAGAAGCCGCTTTTTTCCCGGTGGTTTATGCTATCGGCAAAGACGGCAAGGCGGGAATTGACCCCGATGTTTCGAAAATGAAGGATATTACCCCGGTTTTTGAGGCTATTAGGGAGTTTGTCCCGGCACCTTCGGGAGATCCTGAAAAACCTTTACAAATGCTGGTGACGACCATTAAGGGTGATAATTTCAAAGGGAGAATTGCCACCGGGCGGATCTATAATGGTCGGATTAAAGCTAATCAGGAAGTGGCTTTGATTAACCGGGCAGGCGAAACAAAAAAGTATCGTTTAACGGCTTTAATTGGTTTTGAAGGGTTGGAGAAAAAAGATATTGCCGAAGCGGAAGCGGGTGACATTGCGGCCATTGCCGGAATACCAGACATTAATATCGGGGAAACCATCACCGATCCGAATAATCCGACTGCACTACCTCTTCTGGACATCGAACAACCCACGGTAAAAATGACTTTTGGGGTTAACACCTCGCCGTTTGCCGGCAAAGAAGGAAAGTTTTCGACGGGCCGGCAAATTAGAGAGAGATTAATGCGGGAACTGGAAACGGATATGGCGCTACGGGTCAAGAATAATCCCGATGGCACCTGGGAAGTTTCCGGGCGCGGTGAACTTCACCTGGCGATACTCGTTGAACGCCTGCGAAGGGAAGGCTATGAACTGGAAGTTTCCCAGCCGAAAGTTGTTGAGAAAGATGGCCTTGTTCCTTATGAGATGGTTTATATCGAAGCCCCCGAGCAGTTTTCGGGGATCATTATGCAGGAAATGGGAGAGCGGCACGGAAATCTGCGGGACATGAGAACGGAAAATGGGACGGTTTTTTTGGAATTTCTGATACCAACACGCGGACTTTTGGGCTACCGGAGTAAATTCATCACCGATACCCGGGGCCTGGGGATTATTAACACTTCCTTTGAAAAGTATGATAAAGATTTTGAAAACTGGAAGGAGCGCGATCAGGGATCGCTGGTGGCTCACGAAACCGGAAAGACCTTACTCTATGGATTAATTAATATTCAAGACCGGGGGCAGTTGTTTGTCGGGCCAGGAGCAGAAGTGTACAAGGGTCAGGTGGTGGGCCAAAATGCCCGAACCGGCGACTTGCGGGTGAATGTCTGCAAAGAAAAACAGTTGACCAATCACCGCTCCAAAGGCGAAGGGGTTTCCGCTCATTTTGACAAACCCAGGGAGATGGCTTTGGAAAATGCTTTAGATTATATTGACGATACCGAACTGGTTGAAGCCACACCGCTTAATATTCGCATCCGTAAAGTTGTTCTCGATGAAGCAGAGGCCAAAAGAGCGGCGAGGGGACTGACTTAG
- a CDS encoding class I SAM-dependent methyltransferase: MFWVAVILLIMILPFALAGWLFAPWIPIKNSELERLGKVLKLKPTDTFYELGCGDGRVVRFVAKKFGCKSVGIELNPFLYATSRLLQASRRERYVLGDLFAQDLSPASCVYLYGLPRTINKRVQAKLETELPVGATVISYGFLFQKWQPVKIDKATGKLPIFVYQR, encoded by the coding sequence ATGTTTTGGGTTGCTGTCATACTCCTCATCATGATTCTGCCTTTTGCCCTTGCGGGGTGGTTGTTTGCCCCTTGGATTCCGATCAAAAATAGTGAATTGGAAAGATTAGGTAAAGTTCTTAAGCTTAAACCAACAGATACTTTTTATGAACTAGGCTGTGGTGACGGCCGGGTAGTGCGCTTTGTGGCCAAAAAGTTCGGCTGCAAAAGCGTTGGCATTGAGCTTAATCCTTTTTTGTACGCTACCAGCCGCCTGCTCCAAGCTTCACGCCGCGAGCGTTATGTTCTTGGCGATCTTTTTGCCCAGGACCTTTCCCCAGCCAGTTGCGTCTATTTATACGGCCTGCCCCGAACCATAAATAAAAGGGTTCAAGCTAAGTTAGAAACGGAGCTGCCCGTGGGTGCGACCGTAATCTCGTACGGTTTTCTCTTCCAAAAATGGCAGCCTGTCAAAATCGATAAAGCCACCGGCAAACTGCCGATTTTTGTCTATCAGCGATAG
- a CDS encoding YraN family protein — protein MDGENKRIGQLGEEIASNYLLKKGYQIIERNFRAKQYGEVDILAQHRDTLVFVEVKTRIGDEFGRPGEAITPGKLHELKKMVDFYYNQYPNTSLSPQIDVIAITLKSDEAIDSLEHFENITL, from the coding sequence GTGGACGGAGAGAACAAGAGGATAGGTCAGCTGGGTGAAGAAATTGCCTCCAATTACCTTCTGAAGAAGGGATACCAGATTATTGAGCGAAATTTCCGGGCAAAGCAATATGGCGAAGTGGATATTTTGGCTCAACACCGAGACACTTTAGTCTTTGTTGAAGTCAAAACTAGAATCGGCGACGAGTTTGGCCGACCCGGTGAAGCTATTACTCCCGGAAAGCTACACGAACTTAAGAAGATGGTGGATTTCTATTATAACCAATACCCCAACACAAGTTTGTCGCCCCAGATTGATGTAATCGCCATTACTCTAAAAAGCGACGAAGCGATTGATAGCCTAGAGCATTTTGAAAATATCACCCTGTAG
- the rplS gene encoding 50S ribosomal protein L19, translating into MDIAFRVGDTIRVSQKIVEGEKTRLQVFEGIVLAINKTAKTFTVRKISDGVGVERIWSVDSPWIEKIEVKKKAGTMRRAKLYYLRNLTPKEVTRAVA; encoded by the coding sequence ATGGATATTGCGTTTCGCGTTGGCGATACCATCCGCGTTTCTCAAAAAATTGTGGAAGGGGAGAAAACTCGACTTCAGGTTTTTGAAGGAATTGTGCTGGCGATTAATAAAACCGCCAAAACCTTTACTGTTCGGAAAATTTCCGATGGCGTTGGGGTGGAAAGAATTTGGTCTGTTGATTCTCCCTGGATTGAAAAAATTGAAGTGAAGAAAAAGGCCGGAACCATGCGGCGGGCGAAACTTTATTATTTGCGCAATTTAACTCCGAAAGAAGTGACCAGGGCAGTGGCCTAA